The stretch of DNA TGCTGTTTGTTTTCCTGCGTGGCGATTACGCTCGTCAGGCTATCGTACTCCTCGTTTTCGTTGACCGCGTGCATCGATTTGCCGGGTGAGAACTGGACTGGACCAGTAAAGTGGTCCGGCAGGTGTTTGGCGTATACCTCGTCAGTATCCACCGACATCGTCGCGCCGAAGTATCGTACGTCAACACTTTCGTTCAGGAACTCGCCGAAGATATCGTCGCGGAACACCTCGACTTCTTCGTCGTCATCGAGGTCGTAGTCGTCAGGCTCGACAGCCTTGAGGCGATCTTCGAGGAGCTGGCCGCGGGTGTACTGGTCGCCATCTTCCTGCACGTTTCGAATGTAAACGCCGTGACCGTCGTCGTCGAGCTGGTCGCGGAGATACCGCTTCAGGCGAACGTCGGTGACGATTGCCTGCTGGGTCTGTGGGTCGATTCGCGGCCGGTTGGCACCGGACAGCGGATTGCCGTTCGGGTTGGCATCGACGGCATCGTACAAGAAAACGATTTCTGAGCGGTTCGTCACGGGGTCAGCTGTGTCGGACATGTTAGTGTTCCTCCTCGGAAATTGAATCGTTAGCATCGGTTTCGTCTCGGTTCCACGGGTGGTCGTTCATCCCGTACGTCACGCCAAGAGCGTAGTAGAAGCGGAGATCGTCGGTTTCGATCTCCCACTCTTCCGGTTCAGGATTGAGAATCGTATCACGAAGCCGGTCGACGATGTGATCCGCCTTCGTGCCAGGGTAGTTCCCCTGTTGTTTCTTTTCCTGACGCGTGTAGGTCAGCGTCTTGGCGACGGTTTCCTGTGTCACCTTCTTGATTCGGGAGCGAGTGATCGATTTGACTGGGTACTGATCTACGAGTGTCGTCGACCGATCCTCGCTGTACTCCTGATAGCTGCCGATGTCGCCGACGAGCGCGCCAAGCAGGAACGCCCCCCTGCGTTGGCTCGTCACGGAGTCCGGGTCGTCGTCGTTAGCTGGCGACAATGCGGGTGTTTCGCTGATGAACGACTCGAGTTTCGGTGCGGCGGGGTGGCCCCCGTCCGCGATTGTGATTTCATCTAGTGATGGCATGGTGTCTCTATCATACTCCGGTTGCTGGGTAATCTGGTTTTTTGAAGGGTCGGTCGTCTGCAACAGCTTGAGATCGTCATCCGCAAGCACGCAGAGTTGAGCGAACTGACTGGCAACGAGGAACGAGGGGAATCCTTCGTGCTCACTGTCATCGGTCTGTTCGTCAATAATCCGGTTCACGTACTCTTCGAGCAGCACATCGACAGCTACCGCTTCACCACTCAACACGCTGATGAGAGCTTCGATTCGCGGATCGTCAGCATCAGCGTCGTCGTCATCACGTTCGGCGAAGGTCTGTCTGAAATACCAGCCAGTCGAGACTGTGTGTAACTGCCCGTCGTTCGTTTCAAGCAGTCCCCAGTTTTGGTTAGTTGGGAGTGGTGCTGTCCAGTCCGTGTAGTGGTCCCTATTGAACGCCGAGACGGTTTGGACGAACTCGTTGTGCGTGATTGCGAGTTGCTTCGGATAGTGGAGCCGGCCGTTCAGCGTCTCGCCAAACACGTCGTATCGAGACATCTGATGCGGCATCACGGCCGATACGTAGAACCGGAAATCCTGCTCTTGAAGGGTTTTTCGCCGTTCTTCTCTATACGCGTCCTCGATTGGTGTCGTCTCTTCGTCTTCGACAGTCCGATAGAGCAATTCGTATAATCGATAAACCTTCTCAGGAGCCAGTCGACCGAATACGTATGGAAGGTAGTATACCTTCGCGCCGAACGTCCGATAGGTACAGGCCTCAACGAACGTGTCGGCGTTCATTACTGTGATTGCGGCATCCTCTGAAATCGGATGTGACCGCCACGCCTCTTCGATGTTGAGTCCAGGGAACTTCTCAAGTTGCTTGCCGAGAAAGTAATTTTGCGGGTCTTCGGACGTACCAACGGTTCGAGCTGGCGAGCCCGTGACGAGATCAGTCGCGTCCCCGGATGAGTCATCCGCCTTGTTTTTGGTGACGAGTTTCGAGAGTTTCCGCTGCCGCATGGCCTCACGGAACACGTCTATGTCACCGGGCCACTGGTACTCGCCATCAGGTTCCGTTTTCACCTGCACAGTCAGCAGCGCGGTTGTCGACTCACCACCCAGTTTTCGTGCGAGCGTGTCTGCAATCGTGTCCAGTGCAGCCTCGTTTTCGCTGAGTTCAGCAAGCCGTTCGATAATCCAACCTTCAGGATGTTCCCCGG from Haloarcula salinisoli encodes:
- the cas7b gene encoding type I-B CRISPR-associated protein Cas7/Csh2, producing MSDTADPVTNRSEIVFLYDAVDANPNGNPLSGANRPRIDPQTQQAIVTDVRLKRYLRDQLDDDGHGVYIRNVQEDGDQYTRGQLLEDRLKAVEPDDYDLDDDEEVEVFRDDIFGEFLNESVDVRYFGATMSVDTDEVYAKHLPDHFTGPVQFSPGKSMHAVNENEEYDSLTSVIATQENKQQGGFDLDDHRIQYGLIRFHGLVDEHGAADTNLTAADVERLDTLCWRAIKNQTISRSKVGQEPRLYCRVEYADESFHLGGLDRDLELDDEHSKPDEELRTVRDLTLDVTGLVDRLDGASDRIERVRVVASDVLQLSYDGELGGPSVLQDALEDAVGTDAVEEIDIYDEQTATLPSKDDTA
- the cas8b gene encoding type I-B CRISPR-associated protein Cas8b/Csh1; translated protein: MLSPDTFREKYPPDELEAELPESPIGSLRDLQYLYGKLYTLATTGGGEYAPYLTPDAAGDLVDTDSSLIVVRVDVSGDDPRLADDKLGSVQVTRYTGDLIQQVGHCKYPAARGIDHSVTHQAGRNSDPEKLARYAKERLTKWATDDVVTEAAGEHPEGWIIERLAELSENEAALDTIADTLARKLGGESTTALLTVQVKTEPDGEYQWPGDIDVFREAMRQRKLSKLVTKNKADDSSGDATDLVTGSPARTVGTSEDPQNYFLGKQLEKFPGLNIEEAWRSHPISEDAAITVMNADTFVEACTYRTFGAKVYYLPYVFGRLAPEKVYRLYELLYRTVEDEETTPIEDAYREERRKTLQEQDFRFYVSAVMPHQMSRYDVFGETLNGRLHYPKQLAITHNEFVQTVSAFNRDHYTDWTAPLPTNQNWGLLETNDGQLHTVSTGWYFRQTFAERDDDDADADDPRIEALISVLSGEAVAVDVLLEEYVNRIIDEQTDDSEHEGFPSFLVASQFAQLCVLADDDLKLLQTTDPSKNQITQQPEYDRDTMPSLDEITIADGGHPAAPKLESFISETPALSPANDDDPDSVTSQRRGAFLLGALVGDIGSYQEYSEDRSTTLVDQYPVKSITRSRIKKVTQETVAKTLTYTRQEKKQQGNYPGTKADHIVDRLRDTILNPEPEEWEIETDDLRFYYALGVTYGMNDHPWNRDETDANDSISEEEH